Genomic DNA from Haloterrigena alkaliphila:
GCTCTCGGTGGACACTCAGTTATCGTTCGCGACGTCGAACAGGAACTCGTCGACGAGGGCCTCGAGCAGATCGAGATGAACCTCGAGGAAGGCATCGAGCGTGAGAAGATCACGCCGGCCCAGAAAGAGGATGCGATCGAGCGACTCACCGGAACGGTCTCGCTTGAGGCGGCCGTCGAGGAGGCCGATCTCGTCATCGAAGCGGTGCCTGAACAGCTCGATATCAAGCAGGACGTGTTCGAGGACGTCGAGGAGTTCGCTCCCGACGATGCGATTTTGGCGACGAACACGTCGTCGCTGTCGGTGACGGAAATCGCGAGCGTTCTCGAGGATTCGTCCCGCTGTATTGGACTTCACTTCTTCAACCCGGCCCACATCATGCCGCTAGTGGAAATCGTCGTCGCGGAGCAGACGAGCGACGACACGAAGGAGTTCGCTGATCACTACGTCGAGAGCATTGAGAAGACACCGACGACTGTCAACGACGTACCTGGGTTCGCGTCGTCTCGCCTCGGCGCGATGTTCAGCCTCGAGGCGATCCAAATGGCTCAGGAGGGGGTGGCAAGCATCGAGGACATCGACGAGACGATGCGACTGGGATACAATCTCCCGATGGGACCAATCGAACTCGTTGACCACACTGGTATTGATGTCAACGTCGAAGTGATGGAGTATCTCCGCGAAGAACTGGGTGAACGGTTCAAACCGCCTCAGTTACTGAAACGCAAGCTCCGGGCCGGGAAACTCGGCCGGAAGACCGGCGAGGGATTCTACGTCTGGGAGGACGGCGAGATTGTCGGTGTAAGCGGCGAGGATTAAGCGGACTGATCGGCGGCCTATCGCCTTCGTTTCTTCTCGCGGATACAGGAGAGGACGTGCCAAGAACGAGTGCGGCCGTATTTGGTCGTCACCCCACGGCTAACACCGTGGAGCGTCGGACTCCTCTTCTGGCTCTTCAAGGAGCAGACTTCCATGTTGTACCGCTGTGAATGAGGGGTTTAGAAGGGATTGTCAGCGACAGCGCTGACCACGATACTCAAGATCGAGCGGCGTAGACGGATCACTTCAGATTCTCTTTGACGATCTTTCCGGTCGGATTGCGCGGCAGTTCGTCCCGGAACTCGATCTCGCGAGGTTTCTTGAAGTCGGCGATGCGATCGCCGACGTACTCCGCAACCTCCTCGGCGGTCATCGACGCTCCGTCGCGGAGGACGATGGCCGCTTTCACCCGTTCAGTCCACTCCTCGTCGGGAACGCCCACGACGGCTGCTTCCGAAATGCGCTCGTGTTCGTGCAGGACTTCCTCAATCTCGGCGGGGTGGATGTTCTCGCCACCGGAGATGATCATATCGTCGTATCGACCGACGAAATAGAGGAATCCGTCTTCGTCTCGACGAACGAGGTCCGAGGACACGAAGTACCCGTCGTCGTCGAACACTTCCTCGGTCTTTTCCGGCATCCCGAGGTACTTCTCGAAGACGGTCGGCCCTCGATACGCGATTCGGCCGATCTCGCCGGGTTCGACTTCCTCACCGTTATCGCCGACGATTTTGACGGCAACGTTGACGATCGGTTTGCCGATGCTATCCGGTTTTTCGAGGGCATTTTCCGGATCAAGCAGGCAGGTGACCGGTGACGTTTCAGTCTGTCCGAACACCTCGTAGAGGTTCGCGTCGAACGACTCGATGAGCTCCGCTTTGAGTTCCTCACCGGACGGGGCGGCGCCGGTCATGTAGTGCTCGAACGAGTCGATGTCGTAGTCCTCGAAGCCGTCCACGTTGAGAAGCGCACGACTCATCATCGGAACGAAAAAGGACCCGGTAATCTCCTCGGCATCGATGACCTCCATCACGCGAACCGGATCGAAATCGTTTATCAGATACGTCGTCGAACCGCAGTAGAAGGTGTTGTTGAACAGCGCGAACGCGGCGATATGAAACAGCGGTGTGACGACGAGGAATCGGTCCTTGTTCTCATCGAACTGACAGCTATACACCGTGTTTACGGAATTCTGGATGATGTTATCGTGGGTGAGGACGCAGCCTTTTGGCTTCCCAGTCGTTCCGCTCGTGTACATGAGGGCGGCGGCGTCGAGGCGATTTGGAACCACATCGATTCGATCGGTGGAAACACCATTACGAGCATCGTGGAATCCCTCGGCGAAGTCGGGGACGTCTGCGCCGAGGTAGAGGTAGTCGTCGATCTCCGTTTCGTCTTGCGCCGCGATGGACGAGATCGTTTCTCTCGCGTCGCTATCGAAGAGACAGAACGATGCGTTGCTGTCTCGGAGAACGTATCCCACTTCGTCGTCTTTGAACCGATGATTGATCGGTACCGGCAGAGCGCCGAGCTTCATCGCTGCGTAGTACGACTGAATCGTCTCCGGATGGTTTTGCATGTAGACCCCAACTCGATCACCTTCCGAGACGCCGCGGTCGGC
This window encodes:
- a CDS encoding class I adenylate-forming enzyme family protein codes for the protein MEGLTLGDLAETNARKYPSDDCLVSLVDGARERITFREFDEQVNQIAQVLADRGVSEGDRVGVYMQNHPETIQSYYAAMKLGALPVPINHRFKDDEVGYVLRDSNASFCLFDSDARETISSIAAQDETEIDDYLYLGADVPDFAEGFHDARNGVSTDRIDVVPNRLDAAALMYTSGTTGKPKGCVLTHDNIIQNSVNTVYSCQFDENKDRFLVVTPLFHIAAFALFNNTFYCGSTTYLINDFDPVRVMEVIDAEEITGSFFVPMMSRALLNVDGFEDYDIDSFEHYMTGAAPSGEELKAELIESFDANLYEVFGQTETSPVTCLLDPENALEKPDSIGKPIVNVAVKIVGDNGEEVEPGEIGRIAYRGPTVFEKYLGMPEKTEEVFDDDGYFVSSDLVRRDEDGFLYFVGRYDDMIISGGENIHPAEIEEVLHEHERISEAAVVGVPDEEWTERVKAAIVLRDGASMTAEEVAEYVGDRIADFKKPREIEFRDELPRNPTGKIVKENLK
- a CDS encoding 3-hydroxyacyl-CoA dehydrogenase family protein — protein: MNIAVLGAGAMGHGIAHVSALGGHSVIVRDVEQELVDEGLEQIEMNLEEGIEREKITPAQKEDAIERLTGTVSLEAAVEEADLVIEAVPEQLDIKQDVFEDVEEFAPDDAILATNTSSLSVTEIASVLEDSSRCIGLHFFNPAHIMPLVEIVVAEQTSDDTKEFADHYVESIEKTPTTVNDVPGFASSRLGAMFSLEAIQMAQEGVASIEDIDETMRLGYNLPMGPIELVDHTGIDVNVEVMEYLREELGERFKPPQLLKRKLRAGKLGRKTGEGFYVWEDGEIVGVSGED